From the genome of Blautia hydrogenotrophica DSM 10507:
TTTCTCCTCATCGGACAATTTGGAGTTTTCGCCCACTGTGGTATACTCATCAAATGCTTTCTTCTCATCCACCGTAACTTCTTTGAGCAGAATCTGATACTGGCTGTTTTTCGTCTTATCATCTGTCAGCAGCTTCTGTATCTTCTCTTCATCGGCATCAAAAAATTTGAGCAAGGCTTTCACAGTGGGTTCTAAATAATCCTGGTCTGAATTAATGGCTTTACAGTCCAAAATCACATTGTAGACTTTGCTACTGGTAGCCAAGAGATTTCCATTTTTGTCAAAAATGTCTCCCCTCTTGCATGGAATTACCCGACTGGCGTACTGCTGCTGAGTCTGCATTAATACCTGTTTGCTGTACTTATCGCCTTCCGTCGCGTTGATCACGGATATTTTTAGGATTAAACCTACTAAAGCTAGTAAGACCATACCAAATAGTATTACTAGCTTTTTTCTCATCTGGGTATTTAATTTTCTATTTATTTTTCTTCTCTGTCTCAAATACTCACCTACTCTGCTTCCGGTACATCCTGATACTGTCTTACGTAACTGCTTCTCTGAGTCTTATAAGTAATCACCTGATCCTCAGAAGGATATTTCATCCCCAGCTCTCCGATGGCAATTTTTTTGATAGAGTTCAAGTCCACAGAAGTCATCACCTGACTGTAATAGGCGTCGTTTTCCTCCTTTAACTGAGTCAGTTCCGACTCCAAAGCCGCTACACTTTTCATTTGTGCTGTGATCTGCGACTTTGTGTGTAGATAGTTTACGCAACTAAAAAGAATCGCAATTAGAACAACAGTTAGAAAAACTACAAAGCCCCTCGTCATGCTCATTGCCTTTGCCCTATTTTTTCTGGTCGCTTTGCTCACTGCCCTTCTCCTCTGCTGAGGCAACTGGCGCCTGCTTCTGGGGGACTCTTGAATCTTTCTGACAGTATTGCCGTCCACATAGACACGTGTCCTGGCAGCTCTGCTGCTTACTCCTCTTCTGTTGGCATATCTTGCTGTCTGAGCCATTTCAATA
Proteins encoded in this window:
- a CDS encoding septum formation initiator family protein, giving the protein MAQTARYANRRGVSSRAARTRVYVDGNTVRKIQESPRSRRQLPQQRRRAVSKATRKNRAKAMSMTRGFVVFLTVVLIAILFSCVNYLHTKSQITAQMKSVAALESELTQLKEENDAYYSQVMTSVDLNSIKKIAIGELGMKYPSEDQVITYKTQRSSYVRQYQDVPEAE